A single region of the Lotus japonicus ecotype B-129 chromosome 4, LjGifu_v1.2 genome encodes:
- the LOC130714013 gene encoding 40S ribosomal protein S13: MGRMHSRGKGISSSALPYKRTPPSWLKIASQDVEENICKFAKKGLTPSQIGVILRDSHGIAQVRSVTGSKILRILKAHGLAPEIPEDLYHLIKKAVSIRKHLERNRKDKDSKFRLILVESRIHRLARYYKKTKKLPPVWKYESTTASTLVA, encoded by the exons ATGGGTCGTATGCACAGTCGTGG TAAGGGTATTTCCTCTTCTGCTTTGCCATACAAGAGAACTCCACCAAGCTGGCTCAAAATCGCTTCCCAAGAT GTTGAGGAGAATATCTGCAAGTTTGCGAAGAAGGGTTTGACCCCATCTCAGATCGGTGTCATTCTTAGGGATTCTCATGGTATTGCTCAGGTTAGGAGTGTCACTGGAAGCAAGATCCTTCGTATCCTGAAAGCTCATG GGCTTGCACCTGAGATTCCTGAGGATCTGTACCATTTGATCAAGAAAGCTGTCTCTATCCGTAAGCATTTGGAGAGGAACAGGAAGGATAAGGACTCCAAGTTCAGGTTGATTCTTGTGGAGAGCAGGATCCACAGGCTTGCTCGCTACTACAAGAAGACCAAGAAGCTCCCACCAGTCTGGAAGTA